The following proteins come from a genomic window of Nocardioides albertanoniae:
- a CDS encoding carboxymuconolactone decarboxylase family protein translates to MTITTDIESPHGKSVLRELGPLHRELRRAIPEVYKGWGELSRASFADGALDRKTKELIALAIGVVEGCDGCIASHGQAAARAGASPQEAAEAIGVTFLMHGGPATVHGARAFDAFCEFVDALDAGEPPA, encoded by the coding sequence ATGACCATCACGACCGACATCGAATCTCCCCACGGCAAGAGCGTCCTGCGGGAGCTCGGGCCGCTCCATCGGGAGCTGCGCCGCGCCATCCCTGAGGTCTACAAAGGCTGGGGCGAGCTCTCCAGGGCCTCCTTCGCCGACGGCGCGCTCGACCGTAAGACCAAGGAGCTGATCGCACTCGCGATCGGCGTGGTCGAGGGCTGCGACGGCTGCATCGCCTCCCACGGGCAGGCCGCCGCCCGAGCGGGTGCCAGCCCCCAGGAGGCCGCCGAGGCCATCGGTGTCACCTTCCTCATGCACGGCGGCCCCGCCACCGTTCACGGCGCACGCGCCTTCGACGCCTTCTGCGAGTTCGTCGACGCCCTCGACGCCGGCGAACCTCCCGCCTGA
- a CDS encoding vitamin B12-dependent ribonucleotide reductase, with amino-acid sequence MTDTAAEAQAPAKAGARLKVERIFSTEGVHPYDEINWERRDVVQKNWKTGETVFEQTGVEFPDFWSLNASTIVTTKYFRGAMGSEKREQSLKQLIDRVVNTYVASGKENGYFVSDDDADLFGRELTWLLVNQHFAFNSPVWFNVGTESPQQVSACFILSVDDSMDSILNWYKEEGLIFKGGSGAGLNLSRIRSSKELLKSSGGTASGPVSFMRGADASAGTIKSGGATRRAAKMVVLDVDHPDIEEFVETKAREEDKIRALRDAGFDMDLGGRDSHSVQYQNANNSVRVSDEFMRAVEEGKKFGLRSRTTGEVIEEVDARELFKKISVAAWECADPGLQYDDTINDWHTNPETGRITGSNPCSEYMSLDNSSCNLASLNLLKFLKDDDTFDAERFQQACEVVFTAMDISICFADFPTEAIGETTRDYRQLGIGYANLGALLMAMGLGYDSEGGRTMAAAITSLMTGAGYKRSAELAGVVGPYAGFARNAEAHQRVMRKHQAANDAVRSINPVDRNIIDAATKVWNDVVEIGKVNGFRNAQASLLAPTGTIGFMMDCDTTGIEPDFSLVKFKKLVGGGSMQIVNQVIPRALTKMGYQPEQIEAIVDYIAENGHVIDAPGLRQEHYEVFDTAMGKRALQPMGHVRMMAATQPFLSGAISKTVNLPESATVEEIEQVYLESWKLGLKATAIYRDNCKVGQPLADGKSDSAKKDQGLSSAEAAAADVEPEVVEKIIEKIVYAPTRKRLPKSRVSRTTSFTVGGAEGYMTSGAHADGELGEVFLKLGKQGSTLAGVMDAFSIAVSVGLQYGVPLETYVSKFTNLKFEPAGLTDDPDVRMAQSLMDYVFRRLALDYMSFEDRSALGIYSAEERQRYLETGSYEPLGNGSTAAELVEKKAPQHKAEAKTETEVVDADIKEDAPAEAATTDEAPKAAAQTTAELLESISGMAIDSPLCFTCGTKMRPAGSCYVCEGCGSTSGCS; translated from the coding sequence ATGACGGACACAGCAGCAGAGGCACAGGCACCAGCGAAGGCGGGCGCCCGGTTGAAGGTCGAGCGGATCTTCAGCACCGAGGGTGTGCACCCCTACGACGAGATCAACTGGGAGCGACGCGACGTCGTCCAGAAGAACTGGAAGACCGGCGAGACCGTCTTCGAGCAGACCGGGGTCGAGTTCCCCGACTTCTGGTCGCTCAACGCCTCGACGATCGTGACGACGAAGTACTTCCGCGGTGCGATGGGCTCCGAGAAGCGCGAGCAGAGCCTCAAGCAGCTGATCGACCGGGTCGTGAACACCTACGTCGCCTCCGGCAAGGAGAACGGATACTTCGTCAGTGACGACGACGCCGATCTCTTCGGTCGCGAGCTCACCTGGCTGCTCGTCAACCAGCACTTCGCCTTCAACTCGCCGGTCTGGTTCAACGTCGGCACCGAGTCCCCCCAGCAGGTCTCGGCCTGCTTCATCCTCTCGGTCGACGACTCGATGGACTCGATCCTGAACTGGTACAAGGAGGAGGGCCTGATCTTCAAGGGCGGCTCCGGTGCCGGTCTCAACCTCTCCCGCATCCGCTCCTCCAAGGAGCTGCTGAAGTCCTCCGGCGGCACCGCCTCCGGCCCTGTCTCCTTCATGCGTGGCGCCGACGCGTCCGCCGGCACCATCAAGTCCGGTGGCGCCACCCGTCGTGCCGCGAAGATGGTCGTGCTCGACGTCGACCACCCCGACATCGAGGAGTTCGTCGAGACCAAGGCGCGCGAGGAGGACAAGATCCGCGCGCTGCGCGACGCCGGCTTCGACATGGACCTGGGTGGCCGCGACAGCCACAGCGTCCAGTACCAGAACGCCAACAACTCCGTGCGCGTCTCCGACGAGTTCATGCGTGCCGTCGAGGAGGGCAAGAAGTTCGGCCTTCGCTCGCGCACCACCGGTGAGGTCATCGAAGAGGTCGACGCCCGCGAGCTCTTCAAGAAGATCTCGGTCGCCGCGTGGGAGTGTGCCGACCCGGGTCTGCAGTACGACGACACGATCAACGACTGGCACACCAACCCGGAGACGGGCCGCATCACCGGCTCCAACCCGTGCTCGGAGTACATGTCGCTCGACAACTCCTCCTGCAACCTGGCGTCGCTGAACCTGCTCAAGTTCCTCAAGGACGACGACACCTTCGACGCCGAGCGCTTCCAGCAGGCCTGCGAGGTCGTCTTCACTGCGATGGACATCTCCATCTGCTTCGCCGACTTCCCGACCGAGGCGATCGGCGAGACGACCCGCGACTACCGCCAGCTCGGCATCGGCTACGCCAACCTCGGCGCGCTGCTGATGGCGATGGGGCTCGGCTACGACTCCGAGGGTGGCCGCACCATGGCTGCCGCCATCACCTCGCTGATGACCGGCGCCGGCTACAAGCGCTCGGCCGAGCTGGCCGGAGTCGTCGGCCCGTACGCCGGGTTCGCCCGCAACGCCGAGGCGCACCAGCGGGTCATGCGCAAGCACCAGGCCGCCAACGACGCGGTGCGCTCGATCAACCCGGTCGACCGCAACATCATCGACGCCGCCACGAAGGTGTGGAACGACGTCGTCGAGATCGGCAAGGTCAACGGCTTCCGCAACGCGCAGGCCTCGCTGCTCGCGCCGACCGGCACCATCGGCTTCATGATGGACTGCGACACCACCGGCATCGAGCCCGACTTCTCGCTGGTCAAGTTCAAGAAGCTCGTCGGTGGCGGCTCGATGCAGATCGTCAACCAGGTGATCCCGCGGGCGTTGACCAAGATGGGCTACCAGCCCGAGCAGATCGAGGCGATCGTCGACTACATCGCCGAGAACGGTCACGTCATCGACGCCCCGGGTCTGCGCCAGGAGCACTACGAGGTCTTCGACACCGCGATGGGCAAGCGCGCGCTGCAGCCCATGGGTCACGTGCGGATGATGGCGGCGACCCAGCCGTTCCTCTCCGGTGCGATCTCCAAGACCGTCAACCTGCCCGAGTCGGCCACCGTCGAGGAGATCGAGCAGGTCTACCTCGAGTCGTGGAAGCTCGGCCTGAAGGCCACCGCGATCTACCGCGACAACTGCAAGGTCGGCCAGCCGCTGGCCGACGGCAAGTCGGACTCGGCCAAGAAGGACCAGGGTCTCTCCTCGGCCGAGGCGGCCGCGGCCGACGTCGAGCCCGAGGTGGTCGAGAAGATCATCGAGAAGATCGTCTACGCCCCGACCCGCAAGCGGCTGCCGAAGTCCCGCGTCTCGCGCACCACCTCCTTCACGGTCGGTGGCGCCGAGGGCTACATGACCTCCGGTGCGCACGCCGACGGCGAGCTCGGTGAGGTCTTCCTCAAGCTCGGCAAGCAGGGCTCGACCCTCGCCGGTGTCATGGACGCATTCTCGATAGCGGTCTCCGTCGGCCTTCAGTACGGCGTGCCCCTGGAGACCTACGTCTCCAAGTTCACCAACCTGAAGTTCGAGCCGGCCGGCCTGACCGACGACCCGGACGTACGCATGGCGCAGTCGCTCATGGACTACGTCTTCCGCCGGCTGGCGCTGGACTACATGTCCTTCGAGGACCGCTCCGCGCTCGGTATCTACTCGGCCGAGGAGCGTCAGCGCTACCTGGAGACCGGCTCCTACGAGCCGCTCGGCAACGGCTCCACCGCCGCCGAGCTCGTCGAGAAGAAGGCTCCGCAGCACAAGGCCGAGGCCAAGACCGAGACCGAGGTCGTCGACGCCGACATCAAGGAAGACGCTCCGGCCGAGGCGGCGACCACGGACGAGGCCCCCAAGGCCGCCGCCCAGACCACCGCCGAGCTGCTCGAGTCGATCAGCGGCATGGCCATCGACAGCCCGCTCTGCTTCACCTGCGGCACGAAGATGCGCCCCGCCGGCTCCTGCTACGTCTGCGAGGGCTGCGGCTCGACCTCCGGTTGCAGCTGA
- the nrdR gene encoding transcriptional regulator NrdR: MLCPFCRNSDTKVLDSRVAEDGGQIRRRRVCQGCEKRFTTVEQMQLMVTKRSGAAEPFSRDKSVHGVRKACKGRPVTEDQLACLGQEVEQTLRSQGLAEVPSHEVGLAILAPLRELDEVAYLRFASVYRAFGSADDFEREIQMLRTEREVQAHEAKHPVEVPVGTD; this comes from the coding sequence GTGCTCTGTCCGTTCTGCCGCAACAGCGACACCAAGGTGCTCGACTCCCGTGTCGCGGAAGACGGCGGCCAGATCCGGCGCCGTCGGGTCTGCCAGGGATGCGAGAAGCGGTTCACGACCGTCGAGCAGATGCAGCTGATGGTGACCAAGCGCTCCGGCGCCGCGGAGCCGTTCAGCCGCGACAAGTCGGTGCACGGCGTACGCAAGGCGTGCAAGGGTCGGCCGGTCACCGAGGATCAGCTCGCCTGCCTGGGCCAAGAGGTCGAGCAGACGCTGCGGAGCCAGGGTCTGGCCGAGGTGCCCAGCCACGAGGTGGGGCTGGCGATCCTCGCGCCGTTGCGCGAGCTCGACGAGGTGGCTTATCTGCGCTTCGCGAGCGTCTACCGGGCCTTCGGCTCGGCGGACGACTTCGAGCGGGAGATCCAGATGCTGCGTACCGAGCGTGAAGTCCAGGCCCACGAGGCGAAGCATCCGGTCGAGGTTCCGGTGGGCACCGACTAG
- a CDS encoding LysM peptidoglycan-binding domain-containing protein, producing MSATVYVLPVAEAPRPVREVRRSQVRLTRRGRIVVFAFALVVLFSIALVGARVAFGAGGAEFPGTSSSAHTMVVGDGDTLWDISSEAVAGTDASIREMEQTIKELNSLESSMLVTGQTLIIPTAR from the coding sequence ATGAGTGCAACCGTGTATGTGCTGCCCGTAGCCGAGGCGCCGCGCCCCGTGCGGGAAGTGCGTCGCTCGCAGGTGCGGCTCACCCGCCGCGGCCGGATCGTCGTGTTCGCCTTCGCGCTCGTCGTGCTCTTCTCGATCGCGCTCGTCGGCGCTCGGGTCGCGTTCGGGGCCGGCGGTGCCGAGTTTCCAGGCACCTCCTCCTCCGCTCACACGATGGTCGTCGGCGATGGCGACACGCTCTGGGACATCTCCTCGGAAGCGGTAGCCGGCACCGACGCCTCCATCCGGGAGATGGAGCAGACGATCAAGGAGCTCAACAGCCTCGAGTCCTCGATGCTGGTCACGGGGCAGACCCTGATCATCCCGACCGCCCGCTGA
- the lexA gene encoding transcriptional repressor LexA has product MTTQKTGTGSGGSKKSRVRELPDGPPDATGLTPRQQRILAHLRDSIEQRGYPPSMREIGAAVGLTSTSSVAHQLRALEQRGLIRKDPKRPRALEVFLPEVMAHRKAMSGDESDAGEADLSADLNPTPDATMVPLVGRIAAGGPILAEETSSQQSVEDVFPLPKQLVGNGELFLLSVSGDSMVDAAICDGDFVVVRQQPTAENGEIVAALIDGEATVKTLSRKDGKVWLLPHNAAYEPIDGTHATILGKVTAVLRSL; this is encoded by the coding sequence ATGACCACGCAGAAGACAGGCACCGGATCAGGTGGTTCGAAGAAGAGCCGCGTCCGCGAGCTGCCCGACGGGCCGCCGGACGCGACCGGGCTCACGCCACGTCAGCAGCGCATCCTCGCTCACCTGCGCGACAGCATCGAGCAGCGCGGCTACCCGCCGAGCATGCGCGAGATCGGTGCCGCGGTCGGGCTGACCAGCACCAGCAGCGTCGCCCACCAGCTCCGTGCGCTCGAGCAGCGTGGTCTGATCCGGAAGGACCCCAAGCGTCCCCGCGCTCTCGAGGTCTTCCTCCCCGAGGTGATGGCCCACCGCAAGGCGATGTCCGGCGACGAGAGCGATGCCGGCGAGGCCGACCTCAGCGCCGACCTCAACCCCACCCCCGACGCGACCATGGTGCCGCTCGTCGGCCGGATCGCGGCCGGTGGCCCGATCCTGGCCGAGGAGACCTCGAGCCAGCAGAGCGTCGAAGACGTCTTCCCGCTGCCCAAGCAGCTGGTCGGCAACGGCGAGCTCTTCCTGCTCTCGGTCTCCGGTGACTCGATGGTCGACGCCGCGATCTGCGACGGCGACTTCGTGGTCGTGCGCCAGCAGCCGACCGCGGAGAACGGCGAGATCGTGGCCGCGCTGATCGACGGCGAGGCGACCGTCAAGACGCTCTCGCGCAAGGACGGCAAGGTGTGGCTGCTGCCGCACAACGCGGCGTACGAGCCCATCGACGGCACCCACGCGACGATCCTCGGCAAGGTGACCGCTGTGCTGCGAAGCCTCTGA
- a CDS encoding alkaline phosphatase D family protein, with the protein MTTNRPAQNHLDRRTLLAAGITGAAAATMTLPSPAEAAGATLNHFQHGVASGDPLPDRVVIWTRVTPTADATAGSGKGEEVLVRWEISPTADFKRITGKGSQQTGPDRDHTVKLDVTGLAPESWYFYRFTYNGQTSRVGRTRTAPAADATPDNVRFGVVSCSNLQAGWFASYRHLAERDDLHAIIHLGDYLYEYGPGEYGYGMGNDDVRPHEPAHEMHTLADYRIRHAQYKRDVDLSDAHARLPWIVTWDDHESANDAWMLGAENNEPGEFDWIDRKTSSNQAYDEWMPLRVDTGPDDEGATVETDDHLHDRIYRRLRFGTLLELSMLDLRSYRSEQASRLELAKVDDPDRTITGDEQLAWLKDGLLTDAQWKIVGNPVMIAPVTFGALPKSLIAPVNDVAGLLPDNGIAYNLDQWDGYTADRTELFEHIRNNAVTDTVFVTGDIHSAWACDLPYDSAVYPLGKTAGVEFVATSVTSNNLKDVLGAPRRTVSVTVENIIKTANRHVRHLNFDDHGFSILDVTRNRAQMDWWTIGERRDSNTTATWSTSYATATGSNRIHRVTEPLS; encoded by the coding sequence GTGACCACGAACCGTCCAGCCCAGAACCATCTCGATCGCCGCACCCTCCTGGCGGCCGGCATCACCGGCGCCGCCGCGGCGACGATGACGCTCCCCTCACCGGCGGAGGCGGCCGGCGCGACGCTCAACCATTTCCAGCACGGTGTCGCCTCCGGCGACCCGCTCCCGGATCGCGTGGTCATCTGGACCCGGGTCACGCCCACCGCCGACGCGACCGCAGGGTCGGGAAAGGGCGAGGAGGTTCTGGTGCGCTGGGAGATCTCGCCGACGGCCGACTTCAAGCGCATCACCGGCAAGGGCTCGCAGCAGACCGGCCCCGACCGCGACCACACCGTGAAGCTCGACGTCACCGGCCTGGCTCCCGAGAGCTGGTACTTCTACCGCTTCACCTACAACGGCCAGACCAGCCGGGTCGGCCGCACCCGCACCGCTCCGGCGGCCGACGCCACCCCCGACAACGTACGTTTCGGGGTGGTCTCCTGCTCCAACCTGCAGGCCGGCTGGTTCGCCTCCTACCGCCACCTGGCCGAGCGCGACGACCTGCACGCGATCATCCACCTCGGCGACTACCTCTACGAGTACGGCCCGGGTGAGTACGGCTACGGCATGGGCAACGACGACGTGCGCCCCCACGAGCCGGCCCACGAGATGCACACCCTGGCCGACTACCGGATCCGGCACGCGCAGTACAAGCGCGACGTCGACCTCTCCGACGCGCACGCCCGCCTGCCCTGGATCGTCACCTGGGACGACCACGAGTCGGCCAACGACGCCTGGATGCTGGGCGCGGAGAACAACGAGCCGGGCGAGTTCGACTGGATCGACCGCAAGACCAGCTCCAACCAGGCCTACGACGAGTGGATGCCGCTGCGCGTCGACACCGGCCCCGATGACGAGGGCGCGACGGTGGAGACCGACGACCACCTCCACGACCGCATCTACCGGAGACTGCGGTTCGGCACCCTGCTCGAGCTGAGCATGCTCGACCTGCGCTCCTACCGCTCCGAGCAGGCGAGCCGCCTCGAGCTCGCGAAGGTCGACGACCCCGACCGCACCATCACCGGCGACGAGCAGCTGGCCTGGCTCAAGGACGGCCTGCTCACCGACGCGCAGTGGAAGATCGTCGGCAACCCGGTGATGATCGCGCCGGTCACGTTCGGCGCGCTGCCGAAGAGCCTGATCGCACCGGTCAACGACGTCGCCGGCCTGCTGCCCGACAACGGCATCGCCTACAACCTCGACCAGTGGGACGGCTACACCGCCGACCGCACCGAGCTCTTCGAGCACATCCGCAACAACGCGGTCACCGACACCGTCTTCGTCACCGGAGACATCCACTCCGCGTGGGCGTGCGACCTGCCGTACGACTCGGCCGTCTATCCGCTCGGCAAGACCGCCGGCGTCGAGTTCGTCGCCACCTCGGTCACCTCCAACAACCTCAAAGACGTGCTCGGGGCCCCGCGCCGCACGGTCAGCGTGACGGTCGAGAACATCATCAAGACCGCCAACCGCCACGTACGCCACCTCAACTTCGACGACCACGGCTTCTCGATCCTCGACGTGACCCGCAACCGGGCCCAGATGGACTGGTGGACCATCGGCGAGCGCCGCGACTCCAACACGACGGCGACCTGGTCGACGTCGTACGCCACGGCGACCGGAAGCAACCGCATCCATCGCGTGACAGAGCCGCTGTCATGA
- a CDS encoding MXAN_6640 family putative metalloprotease: MRNLGRRSNRKQLSFVVVAGMVMAMFAATMPATAATSAAAATSVRTGGDTSAEKPMTEEDARKALDAAKKVKRSQGVRGARQVVPGRHVSGRPDATIALTDLWNAKDSLGRSSKAAARELLRRPKALTQTCSDVICVHYTPGKGGDKASVAYAKQVRDVVTKVHKLYVKAGYRKPAADKAVTPGKVDIYLQNLYDEGYYGYCAPETKVSQKAATAYCVLDNDYAASEYGSSNTPTENLRVTAAHEYFHAVQFAYDAGEDRWMMESTATWAEDEVYDSINDNRQYLAYGQLEDQRKPMDNSSPSNLGIYGNWIFFRYLSEKFTKKRGDLPAVILGIWNRTPSTYSTTAIRQALAERGTTLKREYVRFAAANLAPSKTYSEGRAYYPPVHDGRKVLPAKRQTVGGKFTLKHLTYASQRLVPKKVGKGWKLRVKVDVARTNANAAVVSVFRTDGTRGVYHLKPNRKGIATKTIKSFSSKRIRKVEVTFANASSNFKCGQGTAFTCHGTASPDRATHRWWAKTYR; the protein is encoded by the coding sequence ATGCGAAACCTTGGTCGCCGGAGCAACCGCAAACAACTGTCCTTCGTCGTGGTCGCAGGCATGGTGATGGCGATGTTCGCCGCCACCATGCCCGCCACTGCCGCGACCTCGGCCGCAGCAGCGACCTCGGTGAGGACGGGCGGCGACACCAGCGCCGAGAAGCCGATGACCGAGGAAGACGCCCGCAAGGCCCTCGACGCGGCCAAGAAGGTCAAGCGCAGCCAGGGCGTGCGCGGTGCGCGCCAGGTCGTGCCCGGACGCCACGTCTCCGGCCGGCCGGACGCGACGATCGCGCTCACCGACCTGTGGAACGCCAAGGACTCCCTGGGCCGCTCGAGCAAGGCGGCCGCGCGCGAGCTGCTGCGCCGGCCCAAGGCGTTGACCCAGACCTGCAGCGACGTCATCTGCGTCCACTACACGCCGGGCAAGGGCGGCGACAAGGCCTCCGTGGCCTACGCCAAGCAGGTGCGCGACGTGGTCACCAAGGTGCACAAGCTCTATGTGAAGGCCGGCTATCGCAAGCCCGCCGCCGACAAGGCCGTCACCCCGGGCAAGGTCGACATCTACCTGCAGAACCTCTACGACGAGGGCTACTACGGCTACTGCGCCCCGGAGACGAAGGTCTCCCAGAAGGCCGCGACGGCCTACTGCGTGCTCGACAACGACTACGCCGCCAGCGAGTACGGCTCCTCCAACACGCCCACGGAGAACCTCCGGGTCACGGCGGCCCACGAGTACTTCCACGCCGTCCAGTTCGCCTACGACGCCGGCGAGGACCGCTGGATGATGGAGTCGACCGCCACCTGGGCCGAGGACGAGGTCTACGACAGCATCAACGACAACCGGCAATACCTGGCCTACGGGCAGCTCGAGGACCAGCGCAAGCCGATGGACAACTCCAGCCCCTCCAACCTCGGCATCTACGGCAACTGGATCTTCTTCCGCTACCTCTCCGAGAAGTTCACGAAGAAGCGCGGCGACCTGCCCGCTGTGATCCTCGGGATCTGGAACCGCACCCCCTCGACCTACTCCACCACCGCGATCCGCCAGGCGCTCGCCGAGCGCGGCACGACCCTCAAGCGGGAGTACGTCCGCTTCGCCGCCGCCAACCTGGCCCCGTCGAAGACCTACAGCGAAGGCCGCGCCTACTACCCGCCGGTGCACGACGGCCGCAAGGTGCTGCCCGCCAAGCGCCAGACCGTCGGTGGCAAGTTCACCCTCAAGCACCTGACGTACGCCTCGCAGCGCCTCGTGCCGAAGAAGGTCGGCAAGGGCTGGAAGCTGCGGGTGAAGGTCGACGTGGCCCGCACCAACGCCAACGCCGCCGTGGTCAGCGTCTTCCGCACCGACGGCACCCGCGGCGTCTACCACCTCAAGCCCAACCGCAAGGGCATCGCCACCAAGACGATCAAGAGCTTCTCGTCCAAGCGGATCCGCAAGGTCGAGGTCACCTTCGCCAACGCGAGCAGCAACTTCAAGTGCGGCCAGGGCACCGCCTTCACCTGCCACGGCACCGCCTCGCCGGACCGCGCCACCCACCGCTGGTGGGCCAAGACCTACCGCTGA
- a CDS encoding ATP-dependent DNA helicase, with protein MTATDTASETPVREALADAVATLGGSTREGQVLMADAVAQAFADEEHLLVEAGTGTGKSLAYLVPSLLHDNRVVVATATLALQHQLVERDLPRLVKAIGTRPGVDASYAVLKGRSNYACLHRVREGAPDDQGTLVDVPLGPMAEKMLELRSWAEKEADKGGNGERDSAPRHTDREWRQVSVNHRDCLGAAKCPFGEECFAEVAKEKAQKSHLIVTNHSLLAIDAIEGVPMIPEYDAVVIDEAHELVARVTQAATDELTAAEVERAARRAQKHIEGSEADDLADASDALRAAVNETKPGRMITLPEVVSDALVLVRDAARSALSALPKPKDSESADPGFQQAKGGLQEVFTTAERMAAALESDVIWLNEGTDRIPPRLCVAPLQVWAQMREKLLREKTVVFASATLKLGGDFGAVAGSLGLKADERTTLGADAQRTEDVLPWIGLDVGSPFDYGKQGILYVARHLPPPGRDGMGAKTLDEIVDLVDAADGRTLGLFSSRRAAEAAAEVVRQKLPHLTTLAQGDAQLPELAAQFVADPHTVLFGTLSLWQGLDVPGDTCQLVIIDRIPFPRPDDPLMSARQQAADKAGGNGFMQVAATHAALLLAQGTGRLIRTTTDRGVVAVLDARLATARYGSFLKASLPPMWATTDPGLVRQALKRLSESASS; from the coding sequence GTGACCGCAACCGACACCGCCTCCGAGACGCCCGTTCGAGAAGCATTGGCAGACGCGGTCGCGACCCTCGGCGGTTCGACCCGAGAGGGCCAGGTGCTGATGGCCGACGCGGTCGCCCAGGCCTTCGCCGACGAGGAGCATCTGCTGGTCGAGGCCGGCACCGGCACCGGCAAGTCGCTGGCCTATCTGGTGCCGTCGCTGCTCCACGACAACCGGGTGGTCGTCGCCACTGCCACGCTGGCGCTGCAGCACCAGCTCGTCGAGCGCGACCTGCCCCGGCTGGTCAAGGCGATCGGCACCCGGCCCGGCGTCGATGCCTCCTACGCCGTGCTCAAGGGTCGCTCCAACTACGCCTGCCTCCACCGGGTGCGCGAAGGCGCCCCCGATGACCAGGGCACCCTGGTCGACGTGCCGCTGGGCCCGATGGCCGAGAAGATGCTCGAGCTGCGCAGCTGGGCGGAGAAGGAGGCCGACAAGGGCGGCAACGGCGAGCGTGACTCCGCGCCGCGCCACACCGACCGCGAGTGGCGTCAGGTCTCCGTCAACCACCGCGACTGTCTCGGCGCCGCGAAGTGTCCCTTCGGTGAGGAGTGCTTCGCCGAGGTCGCCAAGGAGAAGGCCCAGAAGAGCCATCTGATCGTCACCAACCACTCGCTGCTCGCGATCGATGCGATCGAGGGGGTGCCGATGATCCCCGAGTACGACGCGGTGGTGATCGACGAGGCCCACGAGCTGGTCGCGCGGGTCACCCAGGCGGCGACCGACGAGCTGACCGCTGCCGAGGTCGAGCGGGCCGCTCGCCGGGCCCAGAAGCACATCGAGGGCTCGGAGGCCGACGACCTCGCCGACGCGTCCGACGCGCTGCGGGCGGCCGTCAACGAGACCAAGCCCGGTCGGATGATCACCCTGCCCGAGGTCGTCTCCGACGCGCTCGTGCTCGTGCGCGACGCCGCTCGGTCAGCGCTCTCGGCGTTGCCCAAGCCGAAGGACTCCGAGAGCGCCGACCCCGGCTTCCAGCAGGCCAAGGGTGGTCTGCAGGAGGTCTTCACCACCGCCGAGCGGATGGCTGCCGCCCTGGAGTCCGACGTGATCTGGCTCAACGAGGGCACCGACCGCATCCCGCCACGGCTCTGCGTCGCGCCGCTCCAGGTCTGGGCGCAGATGCGCGAGAAGCTGCTGCGGGAGAAGACCGTCGTCTTCGCCTCGGCGACCCTCAAGCTCGGTGGCGACTTCGGGGCCGTGGCCGGCTCGCTCGGGCTCAAGGCAGACGAGCGCACGACGCTGGGCGCCGATGCGCAGCGTACGGAGGATGTGCTGCCGTGGATCGGCCTCGACGTCGGCAGCCCGTTCGACTACGGCAAGCAGGGCATCCTCTACGTCGCCCGCCACCTGCCGCCTCCGGGCCGCGACGGCATGGGCGCCAAGACGCTCGACGAGATCGTCGACCTGGTCGACGCCGCCGACGGACGTACGCTCGGGCTGTTCTCGTCGCGACGGGCGGCCGAGGCGGCCGCCGAGGTGGTGCGGCAGAAGCTGCCGCACCTGACCACGCTGGCCCAGGGCGATGCGCAGCTGCCCGAGCTCGCCGCGCAGTTCGTCGCCGACCCGCACACGGTGCTCTTCGGCACGCTGTCGCTGTGGCAGGGGCTCGATGTGCCCGGTGACACCTGTCAGCTGGTGATCATCGACCGGATCCCGTTCCCACGGCCCGACGACCCGCTGATGTCCGCGCGGCAGCAGGCCGCCGACAAGGCCGGCGGCAACGGGTTCATGCAGGTGGCCGCCACTCACGCGGCGCTCCTGCTCGCGCAGGGCACCGGGCGGCTGATCCGCACGACCACCGACCGCGGCGTGGTGGCAGTGCTCGACGCCCGCCTCGCGACCGCTCGCTACGGTTCGTTCCTCAAGGCCAGCCTGCCGCCGATGTGGGCGACGACCGACCCCGGGCTGGTGCGGCAAGCCCTGAAGCGGCTCTCTGAGTCAGCTTCCAGCTGA